One window of Alkaliphilus metalliredigens QYMF genomic DNA carries:
- the gnd gene encoding phosphogluconate dehydrogenase (NAD(+)-dependent, decarboxylating) — protein sequence MEIGLIGLGKMGYNLALNMRDHGHRVVAYNRTPDKTQMIEKEGIKGVYSLEALYDSLEGKRILWMMIPSGEAVDNMIDELLTFLRSGDILIDGGNSFYQDTLRRYEKLKDIGIDYIDVGTSGGIEGARTGACMMVGGEPHVVEQISSLFQDISIENGYSFMGTPGSGHYVKMVHNAIEYGMMQAIGEGFELLNAGPFSLDFENVAKVWSHGSIIEGLLMRCVLSSFEKSEKLEEIQGIVDASGEGQWAVEEALRLKVSMPVISNALFARYKSTDSTKFSEKVVAAMRKEFGGHAIHQK from the coding sequence ATGGAAATAGGATTGATTGGTTTGGGGAAAATGGGTTACAATCTTGCTTTAAATATGAGGGATCATGGACACAGAGTTGTTGCCTATAATAGAACTCCAGATAAAACACAGATGATTGAAAAAGAAGGAATTAAAGGAGTCTATAGTCTTGAAGCTCTTTATGATTCTTTGGAGGGGAAACGGATTTTATGGATGATGATTCCTTCGGGTGAGGCAGTGGACAATATGATTGATGAATTGCTAACCTTCTTAAGATCCGGAGATATTTTGATTGATGGTGGTAACTCTTTTTATCAAGATACCCTTAGACGATATGAAAAGCTGAAAGATATTGGAATTGATTACATAGATGTGGGCACCAGTGGTGGAATTGAAGGAGCTAGAACAGGGGCATGCATGATGGTTGGCGGGGAACCCCATGTTGTAGAGCAAATTAGCTCTCTATTTCAGGATATATCTATTGAAAATGGATATTCCTTCATGGGAACACCGGGGAGCGGTCACTATGTGAAAATGGTTCACAATGCCATTGAGTATGGGATGATGCAGGCAATTGGAGAGGGTTTTGAGTTGTTAAATGCTGGACCCTTTAGCTTAGACTTTGAGAATGTAGCAAAGGTTTGGAGCCATGGTTCTATTATTGAAGGTTTGCTCATGCGATGCGTTTTAAGTTCCTTTGAAAAAAGCGAAAAATTAGAGGAAATACAAGGGATTGTAGATGCTTCGGGTGAAGGTCAATGGGCAGTAGAAGAAGCCTTAAGACTAAAGGTATCCATGCCGGTTATTTCCAATGCACTCTTCGCTCGATATAAGTCTACAGATTCAACCAAGTTTTCAGAGAAGGTGGTTGCTGCCATGAGAAAGGAATTTGGTGGTCATGCGATCCATCAAAAATAG
- the pgl gene encoding 6-phosphogluconolactonase — protein MHKGNIVLGTPQEVAKKLGVYVTALAMDSIRKHGGFTIGLSGGSSMDVFAKGILNKEIKASIDWSKWQVFWVDERWVPLTSTDSNYCKSKELFLDHVDIPKNQIHPYDTGLKPDEAARAYENMLSRVFTTGSEEIPQFDLILLGLGEDGHTASLFPQHPLLKEEKHWVSSLMDAPKAPPERMTFTLPLLNRTRHVAYIALGAGKSSILERVFLSNPSQMIPAQLVSPIEGKTQWFVDHDAYKDLGLLKNQNHHPE, from the coding sequence ATGCATAAAGGAAATATTGTCCTGGGTACCCCCCAGGAGGTTGCCAAGAAGCTAGGGGTATATGTAACTGCTTTGGCCATGGATTCCATCAGGAAGCATGGTGGCTTTACCATAGGATTGTCCGGTGGTTCATCCATGGATGTTTTTGCAAAGGGCATACTGAATAAGGAAATTAAGGCTTCAATAGACTGGTCTAAATGGCAGGTTTTTTGGGTAGATGAGCGTTGGGTACCCCTAACCAGTACAGACAGTAATTATTGTAAATCAAAGGAACTTTTTTTAGACCATGTGGACATTCCCAAAAATCAGATACATCCCTATGACACTGGTCTTAAGCCTGATGAGGCTGCTAGGGCTTATGAAAATATGCTATCTAGGGTCTTTACAACGGGATCGGAAGAAATTCCTCAATTTGATTTAATTCTTTTAGGTTTAGGAGAAGATGGGCATACGGCCTCCCTATTCCCACAGCATCCCCTTTTAAAGGAAGAAAAGCACTGGGTTTCTTCTCTTATGGACGCCCCTAAAGCACCTCCAGAACGGATGACCTTCACTTTGCCCCTCCTTAACAGAACCCGTCATGTGGCTTATATTGCCTTAGGAGCAGGGAAATCCTCTATTCTGGAGAGGGTATTCTTAAGCAACCCTTCCCAGATGATCCCTGCCCAGTTGGTTTCTCCCATTGAGGGAAAAACACAATGGTTTGTTGATCATGACGCTTACAAAGATCTGGGTTTGTTGAAGAATCAAAATCATCATCCTGAATGA
- a CDS encoding S-layer homology domain-containing protein, whose product MTKRTRPRIVVLCIIISMFLVNFSLVYADAKQDAEDREIGYEDGLKWGDATGSIYGYRDKVNKERSNWERSYKEVKTKVVSEYNLSSQSYPYRSRFQEAFEVGFESGYEKGYRNTTFDSAMSATSIGLEHGEFFGRMLGEKQGRQDYSKGLKSDWQRNLPAESAIIQEYHLKNDSKVYLDAFIDGYKLGYEEEYLFSYRTVNYDVQRVTKEMGIEHGIEAGEQVGSAMGISYYVQGNGNSWQSALSEYESQQQLSSRFLLLRETPQYRLGFLEGFKDGFRSSFSESYQDLNMRVANENVNWKRVNMFEETIAYSETVVNFVSGSQSNNTVKLVELLFESGTVYRDTYIGLLKEEGSFNQLYGSYEPASKVFEVRIFNDLNQTQFRKPVNLNFEYYGSDRAGIYRLINNEWIYQYSTLEEGKIITKIPAMMYTGGKYAVLIDDNYVELSDIVTHWAGKELYAYLRRGYIQGYSDRTFKPNNNISKGDFLNLLSTVRKSSSDELTDQADLNGVVSHEEVELIMQKVLRDSNFSWSEIADKMMYEKYTRSKENYVTRGEAVYMLHELQQAGRLN is encoded by the coding sequence TTGACAAAAAGAACTAGGCCACGTATTGTAGTACTTTGTATCATTATAAGTATGTTTCTTGTAAACTTTTCTCTTGTTTATGCGGATGCAAAGCAAGATGCAGAAGATCGAGAAATAGGTTATGAAGATGGATTAAAATGGGGAGATGCTACGGGCTCTATTTATGGATACAGAGACAAGGTAAATAAAGAAAGAAGTAACTGGGAAAGAAGTTATAAAGAAGTTAAAACAAAAGTTGTGTCAGAATACAATCTTAGTAGTCAATCCTATCCATATCGCAGTCGTTTTCAAGAAGCTTTTGAAGTCGGATTTGAAAGTGGGTATGAAAAAGGTTATCGGAATACAACCTTTGACAGTGCCATGAGTGCAACTAGTATTGGTTTGGAGCATGGAGAATTTTTCGGACGAATGTTGGGTGAAAAACAGGGACGACAAGATTATAGTAAAGGGTTGAAAAGTGATTGGCAACGAAACCTACCAGCAGAAAGTGCCATTATCCAAGAATACCATCTAAAAAATGACTCTAAAGTATACTTAGATGCTTTTATAGACGGTTATAAATTAGGGTACGAAGAAGAATACCTTTTTTCATACAGAACAGTTAATTATGATGTTCAAAGAGTTACTAAAGAAATGGGAATTGAGCATGGGATCGAGGCTGGGGAGCAAGTCGGATCTGCTATGGGAATCAGCTACTATGTTCAGGGCAACGGAAATAGCTGGCAAAGTGCATTGAGTGAATATGAAAGTCAACAACAGCTATCTAGTCGATTTCTTTTATTACGTGAAACTCCTCAGTATCGACTAGGGTTTCTTGAGGGCTTTAAGGATGGATTCAGATCTAGTTTTTCAGAATCCTATCAAGATCTAAACATGAGAGTTGCCAATGAGAATGTAAATTGGAAACGGGTAAATATGTTTGAAGAAACCATAGCGTATTCTGAAACTGTTGTTAATTTTGTGAGTGGGAGTCAATCAAATAATACAGTTAAGCTCGTAGAGCTCTTATTTGAATCAGGTACTGTCTATAGAGATACATACATTGGACTTTTAAAAGAAGAAGGTTCTTTTAATCAGCTTTATGGAAGCTATGAACCTGCATCAAAGGTATTTGAAGTGAGAATATTTAATGATTTGAATCAGACCCAGTTTAGAAAACCTGTAAACCTAAACTTTGAGTATTATGGTTCCGATCGAGCGGGAATCTATAGATTGATCAATAATGAATGGATTTATCAATATAGTACCTTAGAGGAAGGTAAAATTATCACAAAAATTCCAGCAATGATGTACACTGGGGGTAAATATGCAGTCCTCATTGATGATAACTATGTAGAGTTAAGTGATATTGTAACTCACTGGGCAGGAAAGGAGCTCTATGCTTATTTAAGAAGAGGATATATTCAAGGATATAGCGACCGTACCTTTAAGCCAAATAATAACATATCGAAAGGAGATTTTCTAAACTTGTTGAGTACCGTTAGAAAATCTAGTTCAGATGAGTTAACAGATCAAGCAGATTTAAATGGGGTAGTATCCCATGAAGAAGTTGAGTTGATTATGCAAAAGGTTTTACGTGATTCAAACTTCAGCTGGAGCGAAATAGCAGACAAAATGATGTATGAAAAGTACACTCGCTCTAAGGAAAACTATGTTACCCGGGGGGAAGCTGTATACATGCTTCATGAGCTTCAGCAAGCCGGGAGATTAAATTAA